One part of the Arabidopsis thaliana chromosome 4, partial sequence genome encodes these proteins:
- the LRE gene encoding lorelei (LORELEI (LRE); BEST Arabidopsis thaliana protein match is: LORELEI-LIKE-GPI-ANCHORED PROTEIN 1 (TAIR:AT5G56170.1); Has 30201 Blast hits to 17322 proteins in 780 species: Archae - 12; Bacteria - 1396; Metazoa - 17338; Fungi - 3422; Plants - 5037; Viruses - 0; Other Eukaryotes - 2996 (source: NCBI BLink).), protein MELILLFFFLMALLVSLSSSSSISDGVFESQTSVSGRNLRHAKKKCEVNFEYMDYKVLTKRCKGPAFPAKECCSAFKEFACPYVSQINDMNSDCAQTMFSYMNIYGNYPTGLFANECRERKDGLVCPLPPLYSHNLNASTADSTPRFISLLISAATAVFALLVLT, encoded by the exons ATGGAGctgatattattattcttctttctgatGGCACTGTTGGTATCTCTCTCCTCTTCAAGTTCCATATCGG ATGGTGTGTTTGAATCACAAACCTCGGTTAGTGGAAGGAACCTTCGTCATGCCAAGAAAA AATGTGAAGTGAACTTTGAGTATATGGACTACAAGGTCTTGACAAAGAGGTGCAAAGGTCCAGCGTTTCCAGCCAAAGAATGTTGCTCTGCTTTTAAAGAATTTGCATGTCCTTACGTGAGTCAGATCAACGACATGAATAGTGATTGTGCACAGACAATGTTCAGCTACATGAATATTTATGGAAACTACCCTACTGGCCTTTTCGCTAACGAGTGCAGAGAAAGGAAAGATGGGCTTGTTTGCCCTTTACCACCTCTCTATTCACATAACCTAAACGCCTCAACTGCTGATTCGACTCCTCGTTTTATCTCGCTGTTGATCTCTGCTGCAACCgctgtttttgctttgttagTGTTGACTTGA
- a CDS encoding S-adenosyl-L-methionine-dependent methyltransferases superfamily protein, giving the protein MLIYALDFFIRFPRKDDSQIMELCIGTVNNGTSDKTADQIKATMEAAYRVLYRHAPLPRNIFGPMFPMSYLHVAVSSRVLHILSKVPEKVVENGWNKRKAWIEGSDRQVLMGYAEQADKDLVDFLAEPCRGILMP; this is encoded by the exons ATGCTAATTTACGCATTGGATTTTTTCATCCGATTTCCTCGAAAGGATGACTCACAGATCATGGAATTGTGTATAGGCACGGTTAACAACGGCACAAGTGACAAGACGGCGGACCAAATCAAGGCGACAATGGAAGCGGCTTACCGTGTATTATATAGGCATGCACCTTTACCTCGCAATATATTTGGTCCCATGTTCCCGATGTCTTACCTCCATGTCGCAGTGAGCTCGAGGGTTTTGCACATACTCTCTAAG GTACCGGAGAAAGTAGTAGAGAATGGGTGGAACAAAAGGAAGGCGTGGATAGAAGGATCTGATCGACAAGTGTTGATGGGTTACGCGGAGCAAGCGGACAAGGACTTAGTCGACTTTTTGGCAGAGCCGTGCCGAGGAATTTTGATGCCATAG
- a CDS encoding S-adenosyl-L-methionine-dependent methyltransferases superfamily protein (S-adenosyl-L-methionine-dependent methyltransferases superfamily protein; FUNCTIONS IN: methyltransferase activity; INVOLVED IN: biological_process unknown; LOCATED IN: cellular_component unknown; EXPRESSED IN: sperm cell; CONTAINS InterPro DOMAIN/s: SAM dependent carboxyl methyltransferase (InterPro:IPR005299); BEST Arabidopsis thaliana protein match is: S-adenosyl-L-methionine-dependent methyltransferases superfamily protein (TAIR:AT4G26420.2); Has 118 Blast hits to 117 proteins in 12 species: Archae - 0; Bacteria - 0; Metazoa - 0; Fungi - 0; Plants - 118; Viruses - 0; Other Eukaryotes - 0 (source: NCBI BLink).), with amino-acid sequence MELCIGTVNNGTSDKTADQIKATMEAAYRVLYRHAPLPRNIFGPMFPMSYLHVAVSSRVLHILSKVPEKVVENGWNKRKAWIEGSDRQVLMGYAEQADKDLVDFLAEPCRGILMP; translated from the exons ATGGAATTGTGTATAGGCACGGTTAACAACGGCACAAGTGACAAGACGGCGGACCAAATCAAGGCGACAATGGAAGCGGCTTACCGTGTATTATATAGGCATGCACCTTTACCTCGCAATATATTTGGTCCCATGTTCCCGATGTCTTACCTCCATGTCGCAGTGAGCTCGAGGGTTTTGCACATACTCTCTAAG GTACCGGAGAAAGTAGTAGAGAATGGGTGGAACAAAAGGAAGGCGTGGATAGAAGGATCTGATCGACAAGTGTTGATGGGTTACGCGGAGCAAGCGGACAAGGACTTAGTCGACTTTTTGGCAGAGCCGTGCCGAGGAATTTTGATGCCATAG
- a CDS encoding Calcium-binding EF-hand family protein, translating into MPRFLFLFPPHILNLDLVLIILESDSVCIFRTNKTLKSCLVLQETRFCLGVDLISKQREINRDMGGAVTKSETLQKEWVPETKLEAKIIEAVQRRASRGTTMKSFNSIVLKFPKIDDGLRNCKAIFQEFDEDSNGSIDHTELKNCIRKLEISFDEEEINDLFKACDINEDMGITFTEFIVLLCLVYLLKDDSSTLQKKWTMGMPKLEPTFETLVDTFVFLDENKDGYVSREEMVRAIDESGERSSGRIAMKRFEEMDWDKNGMVNFKEFLFAFTQWVGIDENEEEEEEDNNEKA; encoded by the exons ATGCctcgatttttatttttatttccccCTCATATATTGAATCTAGATCTGGTTTTGATAATCTTGGAATCAGACAGTGTTTGTATATTTCGGACAAACAAGACGTTAAAAAGCTGCCTTGTCTTACAAGAAACTAGATTTTGTCTCGGGGTCGATCTTATCTCCAAACAGAGAGAAATTAACAGAGACATGGGAGGTGCAGTGACGAAATCTGAAACTCTGCAAAAAGAATGGGTTCCAGAGACAAAGTTGGAGGCTAAGATCATAGAAGCCGTGCAACGCAGGGCATCGAGGGGCACCACAATGAAATCTTTCAACAGTATTGTTCTCAAGTTCCCAAAGATCGATGATGGTCTTCGAAACTGCAAAGCCATTTTCCAAGAATTCG ATGAGGATTCAAACGGGTCAATAGATCACACGGAGCTAAAGAATTGTATCAGGAAGCTAGAGATCTCGttcgatgaagaagagattaatGATTTGTTCAAGGCTTGCGATATTAACGAGGATATGGGAATTACATTTACAGAAttcattgttcttctttgccTCGTCTATCTTCTTAAAGACGATTCATCCACTCTCCAAAAG AAATGGACAATGGGAATGCCAAAGCTGGAACCAACATTCGAGACGCTTGTTGACACATTTGTGTTCCTAGACGAGAACAAGGACGGATATGTTAGCCGCGAGGAGATGGTCCGAGCCATTGATGAATCAGGAGAACGATCCTCCGGGCGGATTGCAATGAAGAGATTTG AGGAAATGGACTGGGACAAGAACGGAATGGTGAACTTCAAAGAGTTTCTCTTCGCATTTACGCAGTGGGTTGGGATAgatgagaatgaagaagaagaagaagaagacaacaatgAGAAAGCTTAA
- a CDS encoding Calcium-binding EF-hand family protein (Calcium-binding EF-hand family protein; FUNCTIONS IN: calcium ion binding; INVOLVED IN: N-terminal protein myristoylation; LOCATED IN: cytoplasm; EXPRESSED IN: 8 plant structures; EXPRESSED DURING: L mature pollen stage, M germinated pollen stage, 4 anthesis, petal differentiation and expansion stage; CONTAINS InterPro DOMAIN/s: EF-Hand 1, calcium-binding site (InterPro:IPR018247), EF-HAND 2 (InterPro:IPR018249), Calcium-binding EF-hand (InterPro:IPR002048), EF-hand-like domain (InterPro:IPR011992); BEST Arabidopsis thaliana protein match is: Calcium-binding EF-hand family protein (TAIR:AT3G24110.1); Has 9300 Blast hits to 7546 proteins in 1004 species: Archae - 0; Bacteria - 25; Metazoa - 3748; Fungi - 1101; Plants - 3090; Viruses - 0; Other Eukaryotes - 1336 (source: NCBI BLink).) encodes MGGAVTKSETLQKEWVPETKLEAKIIEAVQRRASRGTTMKSFNSIVLKFPKIDDGLRNCKAIFQEFDEDSNGSIDHTELKNCIRKLEISFDEEEINDLFKACDINEDMGITFTEFIVLLCLVYLLKDDSSTLQKKWTMGMPKLEPTFETLVDTFVFLDENKDGYVSREEMVRAIDESGERSSGRIAMKRFEEMDWDKNGMVNFKEFLFAFTQWVGIDENEEEEEEDNNEKA; translated from the exons ATGGGAGGTGCAGTGACGAAATCTGAAACTCTGCAAAAAGAATGGGTTCCAGAGACAAAGTTGGAGGCTAAGATCATAGAAGCCGTGCAACGCAGGGCATCGAGGGGCACCACAATGAAATCTTTCAACAGTATTGTTCTCAAGTTCCCAAAGATCGATGATGGTCTTCGAAACTGCAAAGCCATTTTCCAAGAATTCG ATGAGGATTCAAACGGGTCAATAGATCACACGGAGCTAAAGAATTGTATCAGGAAGCTAGAGATCTCGttcgatgaagaagagattaatGATTTGTTCAAGGCTTGCGATATTAACGAGGATATGGGAATTACATTTACAGAAttcattgttcttctttgccTCGTCTATCTTCTTAAAGACGATTCATCCACTCTCCAAAAG AAATGGACAATGGGAATGCCAAAGCTGGAACCAACATTCGAGACGCTTGTTGACACATTTGTGTTCCTAGACGAGAACAAGGACGGATATGTTAGCCGCGAGGAGATGGTCCGAGCCATTGATGAATCAGGAGAACGATCCTCCGGGCGGATTGCAATGAAGAGATTTG AGGAAATGGACTGGGACAAGAACGGAATGGTGAACTTCAAAGAGTTTCTCTTCGCATTTACGCAGTGGGTTGGGATAgatgagaatgaagaagaagaagaagaagacaacaatgAGAAAGCTTAA
- a CDS encoding Calcium-binding EF-hand family protein (Calcium-binding EF-hand family protein; FUNCTIONS IN: calcium ion binding; LOCATED IN: cytoplasm; EXPRESSED IN: 8 plant structures; EXPRESSED DURING: L mature pollen stage, M germinated pollen stage, 4 anthesis, petal differentiation and expansion stage; CONTAINS InterPro DOMAIN/s: EF-Hand 1, calcium-binding site (InterPro:IPR018247), EF-HAND 2 (InterPro:IPR018249), EF-hand-like domain (InterPro:IPR011992), Calcium-binding EF-hand (InterPro:IPR002048); BEST Arabidopsis thaliana protein match is: Calcium-binding EF-hand family protein (TAIR:AT3G24110.1); Has 6386 Blast hits to 5124 proteins in 870 species: Archae - 0; Bacteria - 22; Metazoa - 2243; Fungi - 905; Plants - 2494; Viruses - 0; Other Eukaryotes - 722 (source: NCBI BLink).) — translation MGGAVTKSETLQKEWVPETKLEAKIIEAVQRRASRGTTMKSFNSIVLKFPKIDDGLRNCKAIFQEFDEDSNGSIDHTELKNCIRKLEISFDEEEINDLFKACDINEDMGITFTEFIVLLCLVYLLKDDSSTLQKKWTMGMPKLEPTFETLVDTFVFLDENKDGYVSREEMVRAIDESGERSSGRIAMKRFGLFLNSLPLLLKLSSSLNQEY, via the exons ATGGGAGGTGCAGTGACGAAATCTGAAACTCTGCAAAAAGAATGGGTTCCAGAGACAAAGTTGGAGGCTAAGATCATAGAAGCCGTGCAACGCAGGGCATCGAGGGGCACCACAATGAAATCTTTCAACAGTATTGTTCTCAAGTTCCCAAAGATCGATGATGGTCTTCGAAACTGCAAAGCCATTTTCCAAGAATTCG ATGAGGATTCAAACGGGTCAATAGATCACACGGAGCTAAAGAATTGTATCAGGAAGCTAGAGATCTCGttcgatgaagaagagattaatGATTTGTTCAAGGCTTGCGATATTAACGAGGATATGGGAATTACATTTACAGAAttcattgttcttctttgccTCGTCTATCTTCTTAAAGACGATTCATCCACTCTCCAAAAG AAATGGACAATGGGAATGCCAAAGCTGGAACCAACATTCGAGACGCTTGTTGACACATTTGTGTTCCTAGACGAGAACAAGGACGGATATGTTAGCCGCGAGGAGATGGTCCGAGCCATTGATGAATCAGGAGAACGATCCTCCGGGCGGATTGCAATGAAGAGATTTGGTTTATTCTTAAACTCCCTCCCTCTTCTTCtcaagctttcttcttcactgaaCCAAgaatattga
- a CDS encoding RNA-binding KH domain-containing protein: protein MNQEILRVTTLLENALSQSRFDHPSPLASGGIFQNSRADMNGWASQFPSERSVSSSPAPNWLNSPGSSSGLIVKRTIRVDIPVDKYPNYNFVGRLLGPRGNSLKRVEASTDCRVLIRGRGSIKDPIKEDMMRGKPGYEHLNEPLHILVEAELPIEIVDARLMQAREILDDLLTPVEETHDFYKKQQLRELALLNGSLREEGSPMSGSISPYNSLGMKRAKTRG, encoded by the exons ATGAACCAAG AAATTTTGCGTGTAACCACGCTGTTGGAGAATGCCTTAAGTCAGAGTAGGTTTGATCACCCTAGCCCTCTGGCTTCTGGAGGGATATTTCAGAATTCAAGAGCTGACATGAACGGATGGGCCTCACAATTTCCATCAGAA AGATCGGTTTCATCATCCCCAGCACCAAATTGGCTTAACTCTCCTGGTAGCTCGTCCGGTCTCATCGTCAAGCGAACAATAAGGGTGGATATTCCAGTCGACAAATACCCAAAC TACAATTTTGTCGGTCGTCTCTTGGGTCCTAGAGGAAACTCCCTCAAACGAGTTGAAGCGAGTACTGATTGTCGTGTTCTAATAAGGGGTAGAGGCAGCATTAAAGATCCGATTAAG GAGGATATGATGAGAGGTAAACCTGGTTATGAGCACCTCAATGAACCACTCCACATCTTAGTCGAGGCAGAATTACCCATTGAAATAGTGGACGCACGTCTCATGCAAGCCCGTGAAATACTCGACGATCTACTTACTCCCGTG GAGGAAACCCATGATTTCTACAAGAAACAACAGCTACGGGAATTGGCCCTTCTCAACGGCAGTCTTCGAGAAGAAGGATCTCCAATGTCTGGTTCCATCTCACCTTACAATAGCCTCGGCATGAAGAGAGCTAAGACAAGGGGCTAA
- a CDS encoding RNA-binding KH domain-containing protein (RNA-binding KH domain-containing protein; FUNCTIONS IN: RNA binding, nucleic acid binding; LOCATED IN: cellular_component unknown; EXPRESSED IN: 22 plant structures; EXPRESSED DURING: 13 growth stages; CONTAINS InterPro DOMAIN/s: K Homology (InterPro:IPR004087); BEST Arabidopsis thaliana protein match is: RNA-binding KH domain-containing protein (TAIR:AT5G56140.1); Has 1807 Blast hits to 1807 proteins in 277 species: Archae - 0; Bacteria - 0; Metazoa - 736; Fungi - 347; Plants - 385; Viruses - 0; Other Eukaryotes - 339 (source: NCBI BLink).), protein MMMMTSLGGGAGGGGGGGGSGGGRFVTYPPPLSVPPSAPQSPNFSGGLRSQPSFLVEQEKYLSELLAERHKLTPFLPVLPHVCRLMNQEILRVTTLLENALSQSRFDHPSPLASGGIFQNSRADMNGWASQFPSERSVSSSPAPNWLNSPGSSSGLIVKRTIRVDIPVDKYPNYNFVGRLLGPRGNSLKRVEASTDCRVLIRGRGSIKDPIKEDMMRGKPGYEHLNEPLHILVEAELPIEIVDARLMQAREILDDLLTPVEETHDFYKKQQLRELALLNGSLREEGSPMSGSISPYNSLGMKRAKTRG, encoded by the exons atgatgatgatgacgtcACTTGGTGGTGGTGCTGGaggcggcggaggaggtggtggtagTGGTGGTGGGAGATTTGTGACGTATCCGCCGCCTCTATCTGTGCCTCCGTCGGCTCCTCAGTCACCTAACTTCTCTGGTGGTCTCCGATCACAGCCTTCTTTCCTCGTTGAGCAAGAGAA gtATCTTTCTGAGTTACTTGCAGAGCGTCACAAGCTTACTCCATTTTTGCCTGTGCTTCCACATGTTTGCCGGCTCATGAACCAAG AAATTTTGCGTGTAACCACGCTGTTGGAGAATGCCTTAAGTCAGAGTAGGTTTGATCACCCTAGCCCTCTGGCTTCTGGAGGGATATTTCAGAATTCAAGAGCTGACATGAACGGATGGGCCTCACAATTTCCATCAGAA AGATCGGTTTCATCATCCCCAGCACCAAATTGGCTTAACTCTCCTGGTAGCTCGTCCGGTCTCATCGTCAAGCGAACAATAAGGGTGGATATTCCAGTCGACAAATACCCAAAC TACAATTTTGTCGGTCGTCTCTTGGGTCCTAGAGGAAACTCCCTCAAACGAGTTGAAGCGAGTACTGATTGTCGTGTTCTAATAAGGGGTAGAGGCAGCATTAAAGATCCGATTAAG GAGGATATGATGAGAGGTAAACCTGGTTATGAGCACCTCAATGAACCACTCCACATCTTAGTCGAGGCAGAATTACCCATTGAAATAGTGGACGCACGTCTCATGCAAGCCCGTGAAATACTCGACGATCTACTTACTCCCGTG GAGGAAACCCATGATTTCTACAAGAAACAACAGCTACGGGAATTGGCCCTTCTCAACGGCAGTCTTCGAGAAGAAGGATCTCCAATGTCTGGTTCCATCTCACCTTACAATAGCCTCGGCATGAAGAGAGCTAAGACAAGGGGCTAA
- a CDS encoding nicotianamine synthase (nicotianamine synthases; FUNCTIONS IN: nicotianamine synthase activity; INVOLVED IN: nicotianamine biosynthetic process; CONTAINS InterPro DOMAIN/s: Nicotianamine synthase (InterPro:IPR004298); BEST Arabidopsis thaliana protein match is: nicotianamine synthase 2 (TAIR:AT5G56080.1).) yields the protein MDPGALLMLRSARGLRSFLYVDVDPCDLKGFEVLEIYHPSMSDGFVNSVMVARKLTDRLIKYEWSRLEPYLWNKADDDFPNEAL from the exons ATGGATCCTGGAGCTCTGCTCATGCTTAGGAGTGCTCGAGGCCTTAGATCTTTCCTATATGTAGACGTTGATCCTTGTGATCTAAAAGGTTTCGAGGTCTTGGAAATCTATCACCCGTCCATGTCTGATGGCTTTGTGAACTCGGTAATGGTCGCACGCAAACTCACTGATCGATTAATTAAGTACGAGTG GTCAAGATTGGAGCCATACTTGTGGAACAAGGCAGATGATGATTTCCCTAATGAGGCTCTCTGA
- a CDS encoding methyltransferase small domain protein (CONTAINS InterPro DOMAIN/s: Domain of unknown function DUF2431 (InterPro:IPR019446); BEST Arabidopsis thaliana protein match is: Domain of unknown function (DUF2431) (TAIR:AT1G55790.1).): protein MEISEKWIRHYSSTHKILLVGEGNFSFSLCLASAFGSAMNITATSLDSEDELSIKYMDAVDNINILKRYGCDIQHEVDVHTMSFDNSLSLQRYDRIVFNFPHAGSRFFGRELSSRAIESHKELVRGFLENAKEMLEEDGEIHITHKTTYPFSDWGIKKLGKGEGLKLLKKSKFELSHYPGYITKRGSGGRRSDDYFPVGECSTYMFTQS, encoded by the exons ATGGAGATTTCAGAAAAATGGATAAGACACTATAGTAGCACACACAAAATCCTTCTAGTTGGAGAAGGAAACTTCTCATTCTCACTATGTCTAGCTTCAGCTTTTGGCTCGGCCATGAACATAACTGCGACCTCTCTCGATTCTGAAG ATGAACTGAGCATAAAATATATGGATGCGGTGGATAACATAAACATATTGAAGAGATACGGGTGTGATATTCAGCACGAGGTTGACGTGCACACAATGAGCTTCGATAATAGTTTGAGTCTGCAACGTTATGACCGCATTGTCTTCAATTTTCCTCACGCAGGGTCTCGTTTCTTTGGTCGTGAATTGTCCTCTAGGGCCATCGA GAGCCACAAAGAGTTAGTGAGAGGATTTCTTGAGAACGCTAAGGAGATGTTGGAAGAGGACGGAGAGATCCATATTACACACAAGACAACGTATCCATTTAGCGATTGGGGGATAAAGAAGCTGGGTAAAGGAGAAGGTTTGAAGCTGCTTAAGAAATCGAAGTTCGAGCTGAGTCATTATCCGGGTTATATCACCAAGAGAGGGAGTGGTGGACGTAGGAGTGATGATTATTTCCCTGTTGGTGAATGTTCTACTTACATGTTTACCCAATCCTAA
- a CDS encoding Late embryogenesis abundant (LEA) hydroxyproline-rich glycoprotein family (Late embryogenesis abundant (LEA) hydroxyproline-rich glycoprotein family; CONTAINS InterPro DOMAIN/s: Late embryogenesis abundant protein, group 2 (InterPro:IPR004864); BEST Arabidopsis thaliana protein match is: unknown protein (TAIR:AT5G56050.1); Has 421 Blast hits to 420 proteins in 22 species: Archae - 0; Bacteria - 0; Metazoa - 0; Fungi - 0; Plants - 421; Viruses - 0; Other Eukaryotes - 0 (source: NCBI BLink).), which translates to MPNLPHLPPPPQLQPPETPSWETPSSVWYTPRTTPWRTPQSTQSTPVGQMVLTKPATVRFNGLDAEPRKDRVILRQPRSSRTSLWIWCVAGFCFVFSLLLIFFAIATLIVFLAIRPRIPVFDIPNANLHTIYFDTPEFFNGDLSMLVNFTNPNKKIEVKFEKLRIELFFFNRLIAAQVVQPFLQKKHETRLEPIRLISSLVGLPVNHAVELRRQLENNKIEYEIRGTFKVKAHFGMIHYSYQLHGRCQLQMTGPPTGILISRNCTTKK; encoded by the coding sequence ATGCCAAATCTacctcatcttcctcctccaccgcaGTTGCAACCGCCCGAAACGCCATCATGGGAAACACCATCGTCTGTATGGTATACTCCAAGAACCACACCATGGAGAACACCACAGAGCACACAATCCACACCAGTTGGCCAAATGGTCTTAACAAAGCCAGCAACGGTTAGATTCAACGGTCTTGATGCAGAGCCGAGGAAAGATAGGGTGATTCTCCGTCAGCCAAGGAGTAGCAGGACCAGTCTCTGGATATGGTGTGTTGCCGGTTTCTGTTTTGTGTTCAGCCTTTTGCTTATCTTTTTTGCGATTGCCACTTTGATAGTGTTTCTTGCGATTAGACCAAGAATACCTGTTTTCGACATCCCAAACGCAAACCTACACACGATCTACTTCGACACGCCGGAGTTTTTCAACGGCGATTTGTCCATGCTGGTGAATTTCACTAACCCTAATAAGAAGATAGAAGTGAAGTTTGAGAAGCTTCGGATtgagctcttcttcttcaatagaTTGATTGCAGCGCAAGTGGTCCAGCCATTCTTGCAGAAAAAGCATGAGACGAGGTTGGAACCAATCCGTTTGATCTCTAGTTTGGTAGGCTTGCCTGTAAACCACGCGGTGGAACTCAGGAGACAGCTGGAAAACAACAAGATAGAATATGAGATTAGAGGTACCTTCAAAGTCAAAGCTCATTTTGGAATGATTCATTACTCTTATCAGCTGCACGGGAGGTGCCAACTTCAGATGACCGGTCCACCAACCGGAATCCTGATTTCTCGTAATTGCACGAcgaagaaatga